A genomic segment from Triticum dicoccoides isolate Atlit2015 ecotype Zavitan chromosome 1A, WEW_v2.0, whole genome shotgun sequence encodes:
- the LOC119277205 gene encoding blue copper protein-like, translated as MDARGKLWFTLAVFKYAGGAHNVAEVSAADYASRSAANVLSSDGSGATTIALKTAGKHYFICGVTGHCSNDMKLAVDVAAATAASSPKASPTPDTPDTPSTTPTSPSTPGATPKTLATVLAPPTKQSESGATGLRATAVAGLGIAGLVAAGRSLPPWSPGGVGRGRQQHPEPRARLAQEGRVDQDLGRPRWRYRRQPLTALRVAAAVASVCAVVRE; from the coding sequence ATGGACGCGCGCGGCAAATTATGGTTTACCCTCGCAGTGTTCAAGTACGCCGGCGGGGCGCACAACGTGGCGGAGGTGAGCGCGGCGGACTACGCGTCGCGCTCCGCGGCGAACGTGCTCAGCAGCGACGGTAGCGGCGCCACCACCATCGCGCTCAAGACCGCGGGGAAGCACTACTTCATCTGCGGCGTCACTGGCCACTGCAGCAACGACatgaagctcgccgtcgacgttgccgccgccaccgccgcctcgtcgccgaAGGCGTCCCCGACCCCGGACACCCCCGACACCCCTTCCACCACCCCAACTTCGCCATCCACCCCCGGCGCCACGCCCAAGACCCTGGCGACCGTGCTCGCGCCCCCGACCAAGCAGTCGGAGTCCGGCGCCACCGGACTCAGGGCCACGGCGGTGGCTGGCTTGGGCATCGCGGGGCTGGTGGCCGCGGGGCGTAGTCTGCCCCCGTGGTCCCCCGGTGGAGTAGGCCGGGGACGGCAGCAGCATCCAGAGCCACGCGCTCGGCTCGCTCAAGAAGGGCGCGTCGATCAGGATCTCGGGCGGCCGCGGTGGCGGTACCGGCGACAGCCACTAACAGCCTTGCGCGTAGCCGCCGCTGTCGCAAGCGTGTGCGCCGTCGTGCGTGAGTGA
- the LOC119349649 gene encoding pollen-specific leucine-rich repeat extensin-like protein 4, translating into MDHRGPLLPDGRRLAAALLLLLAACLSSARAVTSEEASYIAQRQLLAMSEAGVGEDGDLPADLESRPCLEFDGKAATANMTFPNDRLRRAYIGLQAWRKAFYSDPKNFTSDWVGADVCSYNGVVCAQAQDDAKATVVAGIDLNGADIAGYLPPELGLLTDLAFFHINTNRFCGIIPKSMSRLTILWEFDVSNNRFVGPFPYVCLEMPTLKYLDIRFNEFEGELPPALFDKPYDAIFVNSNRFVGPIPETIGNSTASVVVFANNKLVGCIPKSIGRMAKTLDEIIFLNNTLEGCMPLEIGMLTNTTVVDVSGNGLVGSLPKEISGCSKLEQLDVSRNVLTGVVHEAICELPMLVNFSYASNFFESESSPCMPSDKSEVNLDDANNCLGALRPAQKTTLQCAPVLARPVDCNKHVCAGPHPTTTPSPDRKQASPPALSPIIGPAMEIPTPAPAPAPAPEPAVLGPIVGPLPPKDEYAGAPPPPSSGWLPLTPERKKAPPPEEYTPPVKVLPPPAPEKVLPPPTPVKVLPPPAPEKKVLPPPAPVKVLPPPAPEKVLPPSPPPPVKSPPPPAPMSSPPPPMKSPPPPAPVSSPPPAPKKPPPTETPVIPPKEKSMPPPTPTKSSPPTTEKYEPPVKPVESLPPPVKSYPPKEPTPEKSLPPPAPVKVLPPPATEKVLPPPVPVSSPTPTPVKVLPPPAPEKVLPPPVSVKPPPAPVSSPPPAPVKVLPPPAQEKVLPPPVPVKPPPAPVSSPPPAPVKVLPPPAPEKVLPPPVPVKPPPAPLSSPPPAPAKVLPPPAPEKVLPPPAPVKPPPVPVSSPPPPVKSPPPPAPVSSPPPPVKSPPPPAPVSSPPPAPVKPPPAPVSSPPPPVKSPPPPAPVSSPPPLVKSSPPPAPVNSPPPAPVLLPPPAKSTPAPVKEEPQSPPAESLTPPKFDEFIMPPVVSAKYASPPPPQFQGY; encoded by the exons ATGGATCACCGCGGGCCGCTGTTGCCCGATGGCCGCCGGCTGGCggccgcgctcctcctcctcctggcggcctGCCtctcgtctgcccgggccgtcaccAGCGAGGAGGCCTCCTACATCGCACAACGCCAGCTGCTCGCCATGAGCGAGGCCGGGGTGGGCGAGGACGGCGACCTCCCCGCGGACCTGGAGTCGAGGCCTTGCCTGGAGTTCGACGGCAAGGCCGCCACCGCCAACATGACCTTCCCGAACGATCGCCTCCGCCGCGCCTACATCGGGCTCCAGGCCTGGCGCAAGGCCTTCTACTCCGACCCCAAGAACTTCACCAGCGACTGGGTGGGCGCCGACGTGTGCTCCTACAACGGCGTGGTCTGCGCGCAGGCGCAGGACGACGCCAAGGCCACCGTGGTCGCCGGGATCGACCTCAACGGCGCCGACATCGCCGGCTACCTCCCGCCGGAGCTCGGCCTGCTCACCGACCTCGCCTTCTTCCACATCAACACCAACCGCTTCTGCGGCATCATCCCCAAGAGCATGTCGCGCCTCACCATCCTCTGGGAGTTCGACGTCAGCAACAACCGCTTCGTCGGCCCCTTCCCCTACGTCTGCCTCGAGATGCCCACGCTCAAGTACCTCGACATCCGCTTCAACGAGTTCGAGGGCGAGCTGCCGCCCGCGCTCTTCGACAAGCCCTACGACGCCATCTTCGTCAACAGCAACCGCTTCGTCGGCCCCATCCCGGAGACCATCGGCAACTCCACCGCCTCCGTCGTCGTCTTCGCAAACAACAAGCTCGTCGGATGCATCCCCAAGAGCATCGGCCGCATGGCCAAGACGCTCGACGAGATCATCTTCCTCAACAACACGCTCGAGGGCTGCATGCCGCTCGAGATCGGCATGCTCACCAACACCACCGTCGTCGACGTCAGCGGCAACGGCCTCGTCGGCTCGCTGCCCAAGGAGATCTCCGGCTGCAGCAAGCTCGAGCAGCTCGACGTCTCCAGGAACGTCCTCACCGGCGTCGTGCACGAGGCCATCTGCGAGCTCCCCATGCTCGTCAACTTCAGCTACGCATCCAACTTCTTCGAGTCCGAGTCGTCGCCGTGCATGCCCTCCGACAAATCCGAGGTCAACCTCGACGACGCCAACAACTGCCTCGGCGCGCTCCGCCCCGCACAGAAGACCACGCTCCAGTGCGCGCCCGTGCTCGCGCGCCCCGTCGACTGCAACAAGCACGTGTGTGCCGGGCCGCACCCAACCACGACGCCTTCGCCGGACAGGAAGCAGGCATCACCGCCGGCGCTGTCCCCGATAATTGGGCCAGCAATGGAGATCCCGACGCCGGCACCGGCACCGGCACCAGCACCCGAGCCGGCTGTTTTGGGCCCGATTGTTGGGCCACTTCCACCCAAGGATGAGTATGCTGGTGCTCCGCCACCTCCCAGTTCTGGCTGGCTCCCGTTGACCCCTGAGCGCAAGAAGGCACCTCCGCCGGAAGAATACACGCCTCCGGTGAAGGTGCTTCCGCCACCCGCACCCGAGAAGGTGCTTCCACCACCGACGCCCGTGAAGGTGCTTCCGCCACCCGCACCAGAGAAGAAGGTTCTTCCACCACCAGCGCCGGTTAAGGTGCTTCCGCCACCCGCACCCGAGAAGGTGCTTCCACCA TCTCCACCACCCCCGGTGAAATCTCCTCCCCCGCCTGCTCCAATGAGCTCTccaccacctcctatgaaatctccTCCACCACCTGCACCAGTGAGCTCTCCACCACCTGCACCGAAGAAGCCTCCGCCGACAGAAACACCGGTAATCCCACCTAAAGAAAAGTCAATGCCACCACCAACTCCGACGAAGTCGTCTCCCCCTACAACCGAGAAGTATGAACCACCAGTAAAACCTGTTGAATCATTGCCACCACCGGTGAAGTCATATCCGCCAAAAGAACCTACGCCTGAGAAGTCATTACCACCACCAGCGCCAGTTAAGGTACTTCCACCACCCGCAACTGAGAAGGTGCTTCCACCACCGGTGCCGGTGAGCTCACCAACACCAACACCAGTTAAGGTACTTCCACCACCCGCACCAGAGAAGGTGCTTCCACCACCGGTGTCAGTGAAGCCACCACCGGCTCCAGTGAGCTCACCACCACCAGCACCAGTTAAGGTACTTCCACCACCCGCACAAGAGAAGGTGCTTCCACCACCGGTGCCGGTGAAGCCACCACCGGCTCCAGTAAGCTCACCACCACCAGCACCGGTTAAGGTACTTCCACCACCGGCACCAGAGAAGGTGCTTCCACCACCGGTGCCCGTGAAGCCTCCACCGGCTCCGTTGAGCTCACCACCACCAGCGCCAGCTAAGGTACTTCCACCACCCGCACCAGAGAAGGTGCTTCCACCACCGGCACCGGTGAAGCCTCCACCAGTTCCAGTGAGCTCACCACCTCCCCCTGTGAAATCTCCACCACCACCTGCTCCAGTTAGCTCGCCGCCACCTCCGGTCAAGTCTCCTCCTCCACCGGCACCAGTTAGTTCCCCACCACCAGCACCGGTGAAGCCTCCACCCGCACCGGTGAGCTCACCACCTCCTCCGGTGAAATCGCCACCACCTCCAGCCCCAGTTAGCTCACCGCCGCCTCTAGTCAAGTCTTCTCCACCACCGGCACCGGTCAACTCACCGCCACCAGCACCAGTGTTGTTGCCTCCTCCAGCAAAATCCACCCCAGCACCGGTGAAAGAAGAGCCACAGTCACCTCCAGCGGAATCACTTACACCCCCAAAGTTCGACGAGTTCATCATGCCGCCGGTCGTGTCGGCAAAATACGCGTCACCACCACCACCCCAGTTCCAAGGATATTAA